Proteins co-encoded in one Schistocerca cancellata isolate TAMUIC-IGC-003103 chromosome 5, iqSchCanc2.1, whole genome shotgun sequence genomic window:
- the LOC126188330 gene encoding uncharacterized protein LOC126188330, which translates to MHLNVQSIKNKIDEIDMFLSSNPCHVFCVNEHWLSPAEIALYTPEGFELVSSYCRTKSSHGGVAIFIKRNSNIEYVAQKVDHFCKEQLFEIAALLLPKLKLVIISIYRTPSSDIHQFIDQMETLNKDLLVKYRHHKIAYIGDINIDIRLKTPTVTHFQNMLRSNNLYCMNNKPTRLDACLDNIISNLTKDECQYGVINPVLSDHDSLWLMINCENYPTQQPEHIKRIRLLYPDNITKLRQKLSEVEWDRVYNCNSNGNAFNLFMNILTSLVQNCCPQIIKKMKTDGAPNRKKKHNWFTPELHDLRNTLIALHKMAKTGNLESKQRYKEARKNYRTEIQMAKQRANDAFIENSSNKCKAAWQNADYQTKMEEQDENNSIVEVGDEESIIISDVYAVEVNIGTYNEMKEDDDWNLSTDDDDDDIRRDVLFGMIQLLFVILSDPLSPQSPTHTCFRPDLTAYSNDSL; encoded by the exons ATGCACCTAAATGTACAATCAATCAAAAACAAAATAGATGAAATTGATATGTTCCTAAGTTCAAACCCATGTCATGTTTTCTGTGTAAATGAACACTGGCTGTCACCAGCTGAAATTGCCCTGTATACCCCAGAAGGATTTGAATTAGTAAGCTCATATTGTAGAACCAAAAGTAGTCATGGAGGAGTCGCTATTTTTATAAAGAGAAACTCTAACATTGAATATGTAGCACAAAAAGTCGACCATTTTTGCAAAGAGCAACTTTTTGAAATTGCTGCATTATTGCTTCCCAAACTTAAATTAGTGATCATCTCTATTTATCGCACTCCTAGCTCTGATATTCATCAGTTTATTGACCAAATGGAGACTTTAAATAAGGACCTGCTGGTAAAATACAGACACCACAAGATAGCATACATTGGTGACATTAATATAGACATTCGACTAAAAACACCAACTGTCACACACTTTCAAAACATGTTAAGGTCTAACAACTTGTACTGTATGAATAACAAGCCAACCAGATTAGATGCCTGCCTAgataacataatctccaatttgacAAAAGACGAGTGTCAGTACGGAGTGATAAATCCAGTTTTATCTGACCATGACAGCCTATGGCTAATGATCAACTGTGAAAACTATCCTACTCAGCAACCTGAACACATTAAGAGGATCAGACTATTATATCCTGACAACATTACAAAGTTAAGGCAAAAATTATCAGAAGTTGAGTGGGACAGAGTATATAATTGTAATAGCAACGGTAATGCTTTTAACTTATTCATGAACATACTAACAAGCTTAGTTCAAAACTGTTGCCCACAAATAATCAAAAAGATGAAAACAGATGGTGCACCAAATAGAAAAAAGAAGCACAACTGGTTCACTCCTGAACTGCATGACCTGAGAAACACACTTATTGCCCTACATAAAATGGCTAAAACTGGTAACCTAGAATCGAAGCAGAGGTATAAAGAAGCCAGGAAGAATTATAGAACTGAAATACAGATGGCAAAGCAGAGAGCCAATGATGCTTTCATTGAAAACTCCAGCAACAAATGCAAAGCAGCCTGGCAG AATGCTGATTATCAGACAAAAATGGAGGAACAagatgaaaataatagtattgtagaAGTTGGAGATGAGGAAAGTATTATTATAAGTGATGTTTATGCTGTTGAAGTCAATATTGGTACTTACAATGAAATGAAGGAAGATGATGATTGGAATTTaagtactgatgatgatgatgatgatattcggAGG